One Cupriavidus oxalaticus genomic region harbors:
- a CDS encoding CaiB/BaiF CoA transferase family protein: MARKPTGPLAGIKIVELGGIGPGPFCCMLLSDLGADIIRIDRPSPSDGGAPVEARFDLLNRGRRSAAMDLKQPAAAAAVLRLVSQADAVIEGFRPGVAERLGLGPDDCHKVNPRLVYGRMTGLGQDGPLAQEPGHDINYIALTGVLHSVGKAGEAPSIPLNLAGDFGGGSLYLALGVVSAILESRMSGRGQVVDAAMVDGSASLMTLIYGLRAAGYWTDERGTNRLDSGAPWYNVYETKDGKHVGIGANETRFYRNAVKLLGLDVDKLPGQHERTGWPAMREQFAAAFRTRTRDEWAALAAGAEACITPILSMGEAPHCNHLQARKTFVEVDGVVQPAPAPRFSRTPGSIQRPPARPGEHTDEVLGDWGFSAQELAALRDAGAIR; this comes from the coding sequence ATGGCGCGAAAACCAACCGGGCCCCTCGCGGGCATCAAGATCGTGGAACTGGGCGGAATCGGCCCGGGGCCGTTCTGCTGCATGTTGTTGTCCGACCTGGGCGCCGACATCATCCGCATTGACCGTCCGTCGCCCTCCGACGGCGGCGCGCCGGTCGAGGCACGCTTCGACCTGCTCAATCGCGGCCGCCGCAGTGCCGCCATGGACCTCAAGCAGCCGGCGGCGGCCGCGGCGGTGCTGCGGCTGGTCAGCCAGGCCGACGCCGTGATCGAGGGTTTCCGCCCCGGCGTGGCGGAACGGCTCGGGCTGGGCCCGGACGACTGCCACAAGGTCAACCCGCGACTGGTCTACGGCCGCATGACCGGCTTGGGGCAGGACGGGCCGCTGGCCCAGGAGCCTGGGCACGACATCAACTACATCGCGCTGACAGGCGTGCTGCATTCCGTCGGCAAGGCCGGCGAAGCGCCGTCGATCCCGCTCAATCTCGCGGGCGACTTCGGCGGCGGCTCGCTTTACCTGGCGCTGGGCGTGGTCAGCGCCATCCTTGAGAGCCGCATGTCCGGGCGCGGACAGGTGGTGGATGCCGCGATGGTCGACGGATCGGCATCGCTGATGACGCTGATCTACGGCCTGCGTGCAGCAGGGTACTGGACCGACGAACGCGGCACCAACCGGCTCGACTCGGGTGCGCCCTGGTACAACGTGTACGAGACGAAGGACGGCAAGCATGTCGGTATCGGCGCCAACGAGACGCGCTTCTACCGCAACGCCGTGAAGCTCCTCGGGCTCGACGTCGACAAGCTGCCCGGCCAGCACGAACGCACCGGCTGGCCGGCGATGCGCGAGCAGTTTGCCGCCGCGTTCCGGACGCGCACGCGCGACGAGTGGGCAGCGCTCGCGGCTGGTGCCGAGGCCTGCATCACGCCCATCCTGTCGATGGGAGAGGCGCCGCACTGCAACCACCTGCAGGCACGCAAGACTTTCGTTGAAGTCGATGGCGTGGTGCAGCCGGCGCCGGCGCCGCGCTTCAGCCGCACGCCGGGAAGCATCCAGCGGCCCCCGGCCCGTCCCGGAGAGCACACCGACGAGGTGCTGGGCGATTGGGGGTTCTCCGCGCAGGAGCTCGCGGCGCTGCGCGACGCGGGTGCGATTCGATAG
- a CDS encoding Bug family tripartite tricarboxylate transporter substrate binding protein yields the protein MTVRLAAPGRRRWLRLAGAAGLAACAALSLPRPAAAAEWPTRPVKIVIAVAAGSTGDILARSLAQRLEGIWKQPVIVENKPGAGGVIGTEYVVNATDGHTLLLGTQSSILPRFTTKNLKFDPMTDLVPVYKVINYQLVIAVNAETAPKAKTLRELVDLSKSSPNGLFFAGTGQTSVFNLTMALLNKSLGMKYTPLDFNSIGTMNLAAMRNDAQFLVNTPSSMKSQIDSGKLKPLAAISAERYASFPELPTLAEAVGYKGYLPLLWAGIFVPKGTPAAVVDRIAHDFSTLEADKAFRGSIESKLSGRMVASSPSAFAKQLAEEANVWKNLFAEMNYKPE from the coding sequence ATGACAGTACGACTAGCAGCGCCCGGCCGCCGGCGCTGGCTACGGCTGGCGGGCGCCGCCGGCCTGGCCGCCTGCGCGGCACTATCGCTGCCCAGGCCCGCCGCGGCCGCGGAATGGCCGACCCGGCCCGTGAAGATCGTGATTGCGGTCGCGGCGGGCTCCACCGGCGATATCCTGGCCCGGAGCCTGGCGCAGCGTCTCGAAGGCATCTGGAAGCAGCCGGTGATCGTCGAGAACAAGCCCGGAGCAGGCGGCGTCATCGGCACGGAATACGTGGTCAACGCCACGGATGGCCATACCCTCTTGCTGGGCACGCAAAGTTCGATCCTGCCCAGGTTCACCACCAAGAACCTGAAGTTCGACCCAATGACCGACCTGGTGCCAGTGTACAAGGTCATCAACTACCAGCTCGTCATCGCGGTGAATGCCGAAACCGCACCAAAGGCCAAGACGCTGCGCGAGCTGGTCGACCTGAGCAAGAGCAGCCCCAACGGGCTGTTCTTCGCCGGCACGGGCCAGACTTCGGTCTTCAACCTGACCATGGCCCTGCTCAACAAGTCGCTGGGCATGAAGTACACGCCGCTGGACTTCAACAGCATCGGCACCATGAACCTGGCCGCCATGCGCAACGACGCGCAGTTCCTGGTCAATACGCCCAGCTCGATGAAGTCGCAGATCGATTCGGGCAAGCTCAAGCCGCTGGCTGCCATCAGCGCCGAGCGTTACGCCAGCTTCCCTGAGTTGCCGACACTGGCCGAGGCGGTGGGCTACAAGGGTTACTTGCCGCTGCTGTGGGCTGGCATCTTTGTCCCGAAGGGAACGCCGGCCGCGGTGGTGGACCGCATTGCGCACGACTTCAGCACGCTGGAAGCGGACAAGGCATTCCGCGGCAGCATCGAGTCGAAGCTGAGCGGCCGCATGGTGGCGTCGTCGCCGTCGGCGTTCGCGAAGCAACTTGCTGAAGAGGCCAACGTCTGGAAGAACCTCTTTGCTGAAATGAACTACAAGCCGGAGTAG
- a CDS encoding Zn-ribbon domain-containing OB-fold protein, translating into MIQTQDGWPQPYQLLDARPYWEGLGAGLLKYQRCGGCGQAVWPAHSFCPHCNADQLAWEVSAGRGKLYSFSTVMRGPTPAFAAIAPYTVGFVEMDEGYFLFTQIEGPPESMQIGNRVQAHMIERGGQALPVFTQA; encoded by the coding sequence ATGATCCAAACGCAAGACGGCTGGCCGCAGCCGTACCAGCTTCTCGATGCCCGGCCCTACTGGGAAGGCCTGGGCGCCGGACTGCTGAAATACCAGCGCTGCGGCGGATGCGGCCAGGCGGTCTGGCCGGCCCATTCCTTCTGTCCGCACTGCAACGCCGACCAGCTCGCCTGGGAAGTCTCCGCCGGCCGCGGCAAGCTGTATTCGTTCAGCACCGTGATGCGGGGGCCGACGCCGGCCTTTGCCGCGATCGCGCCGTACACAGTCGGCTTTGTCGAGATGGACGAAGGCTATTTCCTGTTCACGCAGATCGAAGGTCCGCCCGAGTCGATGCAGATCGGCAACCGCGTGCAAGCGCACATGATCGAACGCGGCGGGCAGGCGCTACCGGTGTTCACCCAAGCCTGA